The window GAGTATGGGATTTACGAATATATTATCACTTGGTCTCTATTATTAGCTGTACCCATAAATCTTGGTTTGCCTCGGGCAGTGGTGCGTTTTATCAATGAATATCACTACAAACAAAATTGGGGACTTTTACGCGGAATTATTCTCGGTAGTTGGCAGTTAATAATTGGTGTAAGTTTGTTGGTTTGTCTGCTCGCTACGGGATTGATTTTCCTTATAGACCACTATCATCATTTTTCTTACGTTTCTGTTTTACTTATCGGTATTTGGTTGATTCCCTTACAAGGGTTAGCAGTCTTGCAAGAAAACATATCCATAGGTCTAAGGAAGTGGTCTATCGCTTATATTCCCACTAAAATAATCTATCCAATCTTAGTTATTACAGGAGGTTTTTTGCTTTGGCGAAGTCACTATATTCTGAGTGGCACTCTTATGACGAAAGTAACTCTAGTGATTTTGGGAGGAACAATTGTAATACAAGCTGGTTTGATATGGTTGAAATTCAATCTCGAAACTATTCCTGCACTTCCTGTCTATGTACCGCGAATATGGTTAAAAGTTTCTCTTCCCTTGCTTTTTTATCATACTTTTCGAGTAGTTTTCGTTAACACAGATATTTTAATGTTAGGTTCACTAGTTGGTGCGGATGCTGTCAGCATTTATAGTTCGGCTTCAAAAACTTCTCTTTGGGTCAATTTTGTTTTACAATCCATCAACATTGTTATTGCTCCTACTTTTGCAACTCTTTATATACAAGACAATCGAAAACAGCTACAGAAAGTTATCTCTATCGTTACAATTTGGATTTTCTTGTTATCCAACGTGATTGCATTAGTTTTAATTCTTTTTGCCAAACCTATTCTGGGAATTTTTGGGACAGAATTTATCGAAGCACATTGGGCATTAAAAATTCTTGTCATTGGACAATTAATTAGCACCTTCTCGGGTTCTGTTGGCAATTTACTTTCCATGACAGGCTATCAAAATCGATTAATGTTGGTTGCAGGTTGTACGGCTTTAATCAATCTAAGTTTAAATGCGATTGCAATCCCACTGTTGGGAATAGTAGGAGCGGCACTAACAACTAGTTTAACACTGAGTATTTGTAATATTTGGCTCGTAACGATCGCGATCCGAAATTTAGAAATTAATCCTACTGTCTTTTCGAGTTGGGCTTTGCTTAAAAAGAGCGAAAAG of the Oscillatoria salina IIICB1 genome contains:
- a CDS encoding oligosaccharide flippase family protein, with amino-acid sequence MNQTPPTKIEDSIQSINLSKSSAFVLFLQSVGSILVYLAQILLVRWMGKVEYGIYEYIITWSLLLAVPINLGLPRAVVRFINEYHYKQNWGLLRGIILGSWQLIIGVSLLVCLLATGLIFLIDHYHHFSYVSVLLIGIWLIPLQGLAVLQENISIGLRKWSIAYIPTKIIYPILVITGGFLLWRSHYILSGTLMTKVTLVILGGTIVIQAGLIWLKFNLETIPALPVYVPRIWLKVSLPLLFYHTFRVVFVNTDILMLGSLVGADAVSIYSSASKTSLWVNFVLQSINIVIAPTFATLYIQDNRKQLQKVISIVTIWIFLLSNVIALVLILFAKPILGIFGTEFIEAHWALKILVIGQLISTFSGSVGNLLSMTGYQNRLMLVAGCTALINLSLNAIAIPLLGIVGAALTTSLTLSICNIWLVTIAIRNLEINPTVFSSWALLKKSEKIDREEVSTVST